From a single Candidatus Schekmanbacteria bacterium genomic region:
- a CDS encoding beta-ketoacyl-[acyl-carrier-protein] synthase family protein → MKKRAVITGLGIVSAIGIGKDDFWKSLKNGVSGIDVIKSFDASTFPCKLAAEANDFNPEDYMSSQDSRRIDRFAQFGIAAAKMAVADAGINLEHEDKNRIGVIVGTSVGALAIGERQHAIFMEKGYKRINPFFATSIIPSSCTSQIMINLGLTGPCYTITTACASSTSAVGEALELIRSGRTDIVIAGGSETPITPFALGTFANVNLLSTGTGDPKKVYKPFDAKRDGIIFGEGSGLFVIEEYERAKKRGARIYSELTGYGYSSDAYHVMTPLPDSAQAERALGMALNDAGITAEKIDYINPHASGTIFNDRAESLAIKKIFGELSNKIIVSATKPYVGHAMGGCGGIEIAACLLMMQNDFIHPTLNLTEPDCECDLCFASPLGENKKLNYILKISFGFGGYNAACIFKKI, encoded by the coding sequence TTGAAGAAAAGGGCAGTTATTACGGGTTTAGGAATTGTTTCGGCCATTGGTATAGGGAAGGATGATTTCTGGAAGTCGTTAAAGAACGGGGTTTCCGGAATTGATGTAATAAAAAGTTTTGATGCCTCGACATTTCCCTGCAAATTAGCAGCGGAAGCTAATGACTTTAATCCTGAAGATTATATGTCTAGTCAGGATTCAAGGAGAATTGACCGCTTTGCGCAGTTTGGTATTGCCGCTGCTAAAATGGCTGTAGCAGATGCCGGAATTAATCTTGAACATGAAGACAAGAACCGGATAGGTGTGATTGTCGGTACTTCTGTTGGAGCACTTGCTATAGGTGAGAGACAGCATGCCATATTTATGGAAAAGGGATACAAGCGTATCAATCCTTTTTTTGCGACATCCATAATACCAAGCTCATGTACCAGCCAGATCATGATAAACCTCGGACTTACAGGACCATGTTATACAATAACTACAGCCTGTGCCTCATCAACTTCAGCTGTTGGAGAAGCATTGGAATTAATACGTTCAGGAAGGACTGATATAGTTATTGCCGGGGGTTCAGAAACACCAATAACCCCATTTGCTTTAGGAACTTTTGCCAATGTTAATCTACTAAGCACAGGAACTGGAGATCCAAAAAAAGTTTACAAACCTTTTGATGCTAAAAGAGATGGCATTATCTTTGGTGAAGGATCAGGATTATTTGTGATAGAAGAATATGAAAGGGCTAAAAAAAGGGGGGCAAGGATTTATTCTGAACTGACTGGATATGGATATTCTTCAGATGCATATCATGTAATGACACCTCTGCCTGATTCAGCACAGGCTGAAAGAGCGCTCGGAATGGCTCTGAATGATGCAGGAATTACAGCAGAGAAAATAGATTACATTAACCCGCATGCAAGCGGGACAATCTTTAATGACAGAGCCGAATCATTGGCCATTAAAAAAATATTTGGGGAACTTTCGAACAAAATTATTGTTAGTGCCACAAAACCATATGTTGGTCATGCAATGGGAGGATGCGGTGGGATCGAAATTGCTGCGTGTCTTCTTATGATGCAAAATGATTTTATACACCCGACTCTTAACCTTACAGAACCTGATTGCGAATGCGATCTTTGTTTTGCTTCTCCGTTAGGAGAAAATAAGAAGTTAAACTATATTTTGAAAATCTCTTTTGGTTTTGGTGGGTATAATGCTGCCTGTATTTTTAAAAAGATATAA
- a CDS encoding GAF domain-containing protein — protein MNIYSLGFLFGTAFTLSSGFFVYRKNRRSITNITWLLLCISVSIWQFGRFYMSIAETAEGALQWCRILYVGAIFIPIFSIHFILAFINKLEKRKAILVGAYVTGFIELILSFTPYFITGVEVRTDLGFYEIPGKIYIAHFVAFMAAALLIIYDLFSEFLSTQMAIRKNQIKFLFIASFFGYLSGLTSFFPLVWKNIPLIASPFTAIYVFIVSYAIIKYSLLDITVVIKRSIIYSIIILILVVPCYIIVIWTQKIVFGEVSLPFSFIVLALFMLVGLIFPRAKVGTEKTLEQILFKREKSIEETIHNLSNAMANMLDMAPLINIMVETIVKKLDIERALVLLLDEERKEFRITASCGTGEEPAEKNYEASDFFFQWLARRGSTVIKEEIMENRNEPRSDTIIQRMNSILAEVLVPIISRSKMIGVLCLGKKASSEIYNENELKLFQTLTNQFAVYVENAKLYENLKESKNLMRRSDRLASLGQLAAGLAHEIRNPLVSIKTFLQLLPERIDDEEFRTSFLGLTVDEVDRIGRLLSELLDFSKPSKPNFTEENLNEIVDKIIMLVVNEAKKKHIEIERNYHDSLKRVFIDKEQIKQVFLNIALNAIQSTPENGKIRIETRNISPNGKTYVQVEVSDTGEGIPPDDLENIFNPFFTKKHGGSGLGLSISHQIIQEHMGVIKVESEVGVGSSFYVNLPVDPLSLNRRKYENRQYEEENTDN, from the coding sequence ATGAACATCTATTCTTTAGGCTTCCTCTTCGGGACAGCTTTTACTCTTTCCTCTGGATTTTTTGTCTATAGAAAAAATAGACGCAGTATAACCAACATTACCTGGCTTTTACTCTGCATCAGCGTATCTATCTGGCAATTCGGCAGATTTTATATGTCTATTGCTGAAACGGCAGAAGGTGCTTTGCAATGGTGCAGAATCCTTTATGTAGGCGCCATATTTATACCTATTTTCAGCATACATTTTATATTGGCTTTCATAAATAAACTTGAAAAGAGAAAGGCTATACTTGTTGGAGCATATGTTACCGGATTTATAGAGCTGATTTTAAGTTTTACTCCTTATTTTATAACGGGTGTTGAGGTACGAACAGATTTAGGTTTTTACGAAATTCCTGGAAAGATTTATATAGCCCATTTTGTTGCTTTTATGGCTGCTGCATTGCTCATAATTTATGATCTTTTTTCGGAATTTCTTTCAACGCAGATGGCAATAAGAAAAAACCAGATAAAGTTTCTTTTTATTGCCTCTTTCTTTGGTTATTTAAGCGGACTGACATCTTTTTTCCCGCTGGTATGGAAAAATATTCCGCTCATTGCATCTCCTTTTACAGCCATATATGTTTTCATTGTAAGCTATGCCATAATAAAGTACAGCCTCCTTGATATAACCGTAGTTATAAAAAGAAGTATTATTTACTCGATAATTATTCTGATTCTCGTTGTTCCATGTTATATAATTGTGATCTGGACTCAGAAGATTGTATTTGGGGAAGTAAGTCTACCGTTCAGCTTTATAGTGCTTGCACTTTTTATGTTAGTTGGTTTGATTTTTCCGCGTGCGAAAGTTGGTACTGAAAAAACACTAGAACAGATTCTCTTTAAGCGTGAGAAATCTATTGAGGAGACTATACATAATCTCAGTAATGCCATGGCTAATATGCTTGATATGGCACCGTTGATTAATATTATGGTTGAAACAATAGTAAAAAAACTTGATATTGAGCGCGCACTTGTACTTCTTCTTGATGAGGAAAGAAAAGAATTTAGGATTACAGCATCATGTGGGACTGGTGAGGAACCCGCTGAAAAGAACTACGAAGCAAGTGATTTCTTTTTTCAATGGCTTGCACGCAGAGGTTCTACCGTAATAAAAGAAGAAATTATGGAGAACAGAAATGAACCAAGATCTGATACAATAATTCAAAGGATGAACAGCATTCTTGCTGAAGTATTAGTGCCAATTATTTCCAGATCAAAAATGATAGGAGTGCTCTGTCTAGGTAAGAAGGCAAGCTCAGAGATTTACAATGAAAACGAATTAAAGCTTTTCCAGACACTTACAAATCAATTTGCGGTTTATGTTGAGAATGCCAAGCTTTACGAGAATTTGAAAGAGTCTAAGAACCTAATGCGCAGATCTGACCGTTTAGCTTCCTTGGGCCAACTTGCTGCAGGTCTTGCGCATGAAATACGCAACCCACTTGTTTCAATTAAAACTTTTTTACAGCTTCTTCCGGAAAGGATTGACGACGAGGAATTCAGAACATCTTTTCTTGGTCTTACAGTAGATGAGGTCGATCGGATTGGAAGGCTTTTAAGCGAATTATTGGATTTTTCAAAACCATCAAAACCTAATTTTACTGAAGAAAATCTTAATGAGATAGTAGACAAAATAATAATGCTTGTAGTAAATGAAGCGAAAAAGAAACATATTGAGATCGAAAGAAACTATCATGACTCATTAAAAAGGGTATTTATAGATAAAGAGCAAATAAAGCAAGTATTCCTAAACATTGCGTTAAATGCTATACAGTCAACTCCGGAAAATGGTAAAATAAGAATTGAAACAAGAAATATTTCTCCAAATGGAAAAACATATGTTCAGGTTGAAGTGTCAGATACTGGAGAAGGTATACCTCCAGATGATTTGGAGAATATTTTCAATCCCTTTTTTACAAAAAAGCATGGAGGATCTGGGTTGGGTTTATCTATTAGCCACCAGATAATACAAGAACATATGGGGGTTATAAAAGTAGAAAGTGAAGTTGGAGTGGGCAGCTCATTTTATGTGAATTTGCCAGTAGATCCATTGTCACTTAATCGAAGGAAGTATGAAAACAGACAATATGAAGAAGAAAATACTGATAATTGA
- the lysA gene encoding diaminopimelate decarboxylase: MNEFKYRKGKLYCEDVPVEEIAEKVGTPFYLYSKETILRHYKAIDGAFKKIKHITCFAMKANSNLSILSLLAGCGAGADIVSGGELYRARKAGVPANKILFSGVGKSTGEIEYALRSGILMFNIESSEEAEVINDIAGRLRKKAPVSFRINPDVDPKTHPYISTGLKKNKFGININDAVAEYRKAKIMKWLDVVGIHYHIGSQLTSVSPFVDSLKRTKVLLQNLRKEGIDIRYFDMGGGLGITYKDEEPPHPKNYAAALMPYLADLGCTVLLEPGRVIVGNAGILVTKVMFTKTNGIKNFVIVDAGMNDLVRPSLYGAYQEIVPVKKVKSEKIEADVVGPICESGDFLAKDRMIAPAKRGDLLAVMSAGAYGFTMSSNYNSRPRVAEVLVDKKKVSVVRKRENYGDLVRGEKVSD, from the coding sequence ATGAATGAATTCAAGTACCGCAAAGGCAAACTTTATTGTGAAGATGTTCCTGTTGAGGAAATAGCAGAAAAGGTCGGAACACCATTTTATCTCTACAGCAAAGAAACAATCCTCAGACATTATAAGGCAATTGATGGGGCATTTAAAAAAATAAAGCATATTACCTGCTTTGCCATGAAAGCCAATTCGAATCTCTCCATTCTTTCGCTGCTTGCAGGGTGCGGGGCCGGAGCTGATATCGTGTCGGGCGGTGAACTTTACAGGGCAAGAAAGGCAGGAGTACCGGCAAATAAAATACTTTTTTCAGGGGTAGGAAAGTCAACTGGAGAAATTGAATATGCGCTTCGCTCAGGGATTCTGATGTTCAATATCGAGTCATCTGAAGAGGCTGAGGTCATAAATGATATAGCAGGAAGACTCAGGAAGAAAGCTCCGGTGTCTTTCAGGATAAATCCTGATGTTGATCCAAAAACTCATCCATATATTTCAACGGGTCTTAAGAAAAACAAGTTTGGGATAAACATCAATGATGCTGTTGCTGAATACAGGAAAGCGAAGATAATGAAGTGGCTTGATGTTGTAGGCATTCATTACCATATAGGATCACAGCTTACTTCGGTTTCACCATTTGTTGATTCATTGAAAAGGACAAAAGTCCTCCTTCAAAACCTGAGAAAAGAAGGAATAGATATAAGGTATTTTGACATGGGTGGAGGTCTTGGAATAACATATAAGGATGAAGAGCCGCCGCATCCGAAAAATTATGCTGCAGCATTGATGCCGTATCTTGCTGATCTTGGCTGCACCGTTCTTCTGGAGCCAGGAAGGGTGATAGTCGGTAATGCCGGTATACTGGTTACAAAGGTTATGTTTACAAAGACAAATGGTATAAAGAATTTTGTAATAGTAGATGCAGGAATGAATGACCTTGTAAGGCCAAGTCTTTACGGCGCGTATCAGGAAATAGTTCCTGTGAAAAAGGTTAAATCTGAAAAGATTGAGGCTGATGTTGTAGGTCCGATATGCGAGTCAGGAGATTTTCTTGCAAAGGACAGGATGATAGCTCCGGCCAAAAGAGGAGATCTGCTGGCTGTAATGAGTGCAGGTGCTTATGGTTTCACCATGAGTTCAAATTATAATTCAAGGCCGCGTGTCGCTGAGGTTTTGGTAGATAAGAAGAAGGTTTCAGTGGTTAGAAAGAGAGAGAACTATGGTGACCTTGTAAGGGGAGAGAAGGTTTCAGATTAA
- a CDS encoding 4-hydroxy-tetrahydrodipicolinate reductase — protein sequence MIRVVVAGALGRMGQRIIEAIRDTGGVTLVGGTELPEHRKCGVEIEFEKDGVKSAVKITGKIEDVLDKSDVVIDFTRPLATMQTLKIAQELGKAVVIGTTGFDERQKKTIEEAGKNIPIVISPNMSIGVNLLFELTAKAARILRDEYDVEIYEAHHRNKVDAPSGTAMRLAEILADELGRDLRESGIYGRKGIVGERTREEIGIHSIRGGDIVGDHTVLFAGMGERVELIHRAHTRDTFARGAVRAAIFVAGKEPGVYSMRDVLGF from the coding sequence ATGATAAGAGTAGTAGTTGCAGGTGCACTTGGCAGGATGGGTCAGAGGATCATAGAGGCAATAAGGGATACTGGTGGTGTGACCCTTGTTGGCGGGACTGAATTACCTGAGCACAGAAAATGTGGTGTGGAAATAGAATTTGAAAAAGACGGAGTGAAGAGCGCAGTAAAAATAACAGGGAAGATAGAAGATGTACTGGATAAATCTGATGTTGTAATAGATTTCACGCGGCCGCTTGCAACCATGCAGACCCTTAAAATCGCCCAGGAGCTGGGGAAAGCAGTTGTCATAGGTACAACGGGTTTTGATGAAAGGCAAAAAAAGACAATTGAAGAGGCAGGTAAAAATATTCCAATTGTAATCTCTCCGAATATGAGCATTGGTGTTAATCTTCTTTTTGAGCTTACAGCAAAAGCAGCACGAATATTGCGGGATGAGTATGATGTTGAAATATATGAGGCTCACCACCGTAATAAGGTTGATGCCCCGAGCGGTACAGCCATGCGTTTGGCAGAGATACTAGCAGATGAGCTTGGGCGTGATCTCAGGGAGTCAGGAATTTACGGCAGAAAAGGAATCGTAGGCGAAAGGACACGGGAAGAAATAGGTATCCACAGCATAAGAGGTGGGGATATCGTAGGGGATCATACAGTTCTCTTTGCAGGAATGGGTGAAAGGGTAGAGCTTATTCATCGAGCACATACCAGAGATACATTTGCAAGAGGTGCTGTTCGCGCCGCAATCTTTGTTGCTGGGAAAGAACCTGGAGTCTACTCCATGAGAGATGTACTGGGGTTCTGA
- a CDS encoding 4-hydroxy-tetrahydrodipicolinate synthase produces MFTGSLVAIVTPFKDDGFDRKAYAGLIEFHAKNGTNGIVPCGTTGESATLTPEEHKEVIEFTIDKVSGRMPVVAGTGSNSTKEAIHLTKHAEKNGADAALLIAPYYNRPTQDGLYAHFKAIADEVSIPLILYNIPSRTGVNMEPSTIARLAEHKNIVGIKEASGSLGQMQDIIALCPDDFILLSGDDGLLLPVLSIGGKGVISVVANIVPAMVIDLIKTYEKGDMKRALKLNYGLLSLTKSMFLETNPVPVKTALSMMGMMKNEIRLPLAPMRKENITKLAACLRQAKLIKK; encoded by the coding sequence ATGTTTACAGGTAGTCTTGTCGCAATAGTTACTCCTTTTAAAGATGACGGGTTTGACAGGAAAGCTTATGCGGGTCTGATAGAATTCCATGCAAAGAATGGTACGAACGGCATTGTTCCATGCGGGACTACCGGGGAATCTGCCACTCTTACCCCTGAGGAGCACAAAGAGGTAATAGAGTTTACTATAGATAAGGTTTCAGGAAGGATGCCTGTGGTAGCCGGCACAGGTTCCAACTCGACTAAAGAGGCGATACACCTTACAAAACATGCTGAAAAAAACGGTGCGGATGCTGCACTTCTTATAGCTCCATATTATAATAGACCAACTCAGGATGGTTTATATGCCCACTTCAAGGCTATAGCTGATGAGGTTTCAATCCCACTCATTTTATATAATATCCCGTCACGTACCGGGGTGAATATGGAACCATCAACAATAGCAAGACTTGCAGAACATAAGAATATTGTCGGGATAAAAGAAGCATCAGGTTCGCTGGGACAGATGCAGGATATAATTGCGTTATGTCCTGATGATTTTATTCTGCTTTCTGGTGACGACGGATTGTTGTTGCCTGTACTTTCCATTGGAGGGAAGGGTGTTATCTCTGTCGTTGCCAATATAGTTCCTGCAATGGTTATTGATCTCATAAAGACATATGAAAAAGGTGACATGAAGAGAGCACTGAAATTAAACTATGGACTTCTCTCTCTTACGAAATCCATGTTCCTTGAAACAAATCCTGTACCGGTAAAAACAGCACTTTCCATGATGGGGATGATGAAGAATGAAATAAGGCTTCCGCTCGCTCCTATGAGAAAAGAAAATATTACTAAATTAGCGGCATGTCTCAGGCAAGCTAAATTAATTAAGAAATAA
- the argH gene encoding argininosuccinate lyase — MKMKKLWGGRFEAATDRIVDEFTASIDFDKRLYRHDIEGNIAHCKMLQKVGIISASECRKITSTLKEIENEIASGKAKFTPEVEDIHMYIEGKLIEKAGETGKKLHTGRSRNDQVALDTRMYLKDEIKEIFTLLKQFISEIAAAAEKQIDVVMPGYTHMQHAQSVLLSHHLHAYTEMLLRDIGRLKQCYKSADVMPLGAGALAGSSFPLDREYVAKLLGFSSVTANSMDTVSDRDYQLEFIFFSSLLFMHLSRMCEELILWNGTEFSFVELPDEFTTGSSMMPQKKNPDVLELVRGKTGRVYGSLISVLTLLKAQPLTYNRDMQEDKEALFDTADTVKKSLLVLGKFFGKIKFNRARLEYEAGEGFMEATDLADYLVMKLVPFRQAHEVSGKIVIYCLNKKKKLRDLSMNELMSFHKGFCEDVLGILDPKSSVKRKKTSGSTSPAEVKKNIKRLYGILGKLKLS; from the coding sequence CTGAAGATGAAAAAACTTTGGGGCGGGAGGTTCGAGGCTGCTACTGACAGGATTGTCGATGAATTCACTGCATCGATAGACTTTGATAAGCGCCTTTACAGGCATGATATAGAAGGGAACATCGCCCACTGCAAAATGCTTCAAAAAGTTGGAATAATTTCAGCTTCCGAATGCAGAAAGATTACCTCCACGCTCAAAGAGATAGAAAACGAGATAGCATCAGGCAAGGCGAAGTTTACTCCTGAAGTTGAAGATATCCATATGTACATTGAAGGAAAACTTATCGAAAAAGCAGGAGAAACAGGGAAGAAACTCCATACAGGAAGAAGCCGCAACGACCAGGTTGCCCTTGATACAAGAATGTATCTTAAGGATGAGATAAAGGAGATATTTACTCTCCTTAAGCAATTCATCAGCGAGATTGCAGCAGCAGCTGAAAAACAGATCGATGTTGTAATGCCGGGCTATACGCATATGCAGCATGCGCAGTCTGTTCTACTTTCACATCACCTTCATGCTTATACGGAGATGCTGCTGCGCGATATCGGAAGGCTTAAACAATGTTATAAGAGCGCAGACGTAATGCCCCTTGGCGCTGGAGCGCTTGCAGGTTCAAGTTTTCCGCTTGACCGGGAATATGTTGCGAAGCTTTTGGGTTTTTCATCTGTTACGGCAAACAGCATGGATACAGTGAGTGATAGGGACTATCAACTGGAATTTATTTTCTTTTCTTCCCTGCTCTTTATGCATTTAAGCAGAATGTGTGAGGAATTAATACTCTGGAACGGGACAGAATTTTCCTTTGTTGAGCTTCCCGATGAATTTACCACAGGAAGCAGCATGATGCCGCAGAAGAAGAATCCGGATGTACTCGAACTTGTCCGCGGCAAGACCGGAAGAGTTTACGGAAGTCTTATATCTGTTCTTACGCTTCTTAAGGCACAACCTCTTACCTATAACAGAGATATGCAGGAGGACAAGGAAGCTCTCTTTGATACAGCAGATACAGTAAAGAAGTCTCTTTTAGTGCTTGGGAAATTCTTTGGTAAGATTAAGTTCAACCGTGCCAGACTCGAGTACGAGGCAGGAGAGGGGTTCATGGAAGCAACAGATTTGGCTGACTACCTTGTTATGAAGTTAGTTCCTTTCAGGCAGGCACATGAAGTTTCCGGAAAGATTGTCATCTATTGTTTGAATAAGAAAAAGAAACTGAGAGATCTTTCCATGAATGAACTTATGAGTTTTCATAAGGGATTTTGCGAAGACGTATTGGGAATACTTGATCCAAAAAGCTCTGTAAAAAGAAAAAAAACTTCCGGGAGTACATCTCCTGCGGAAGTTAAAAAGAACATTAAGCGTCTATATGGTATCCTCGGGAAACTCAAACTTTCCTGA
- a CDS encoding DUF1295 domain-containing protein: MNGETILFIIFIVFMSVQRLIETFSKREKTEGSIYYSWTFRALQITHMMIVAGCIVEFFVLRREINIVITVVGFSLYLVGIAGRNISISQLGRYHSVHIELREPHPLIKKGLYRFTRHPYYFSVICEMLGFPLVGNTYFTLIAVIVIYLPLMIMRIVLEEKVMHEKFGVDYIVW, from the coding sequence GTGAACGGGGAAACTATTCTATTCATAATATTCATTGTGTTCATGTCAGTGCAAAGATTGATTGAAACTTTTTCTAAAAGAGAAAAGACTGAAGGTTCAATCTATTATTCATGGACATTCAGAGCGCTTCAGATAACACACATGATGATAGTTGCAGGATGTATTGTAGAATTTTTTGTTCTCAGGAGAGAGATTAATATAGTAATAACTGTGGTAGGTTTCTCTCTTTATCTGGTCGGAATCGCCGGAAGAAATATTTCTATATCCCAATTGGGCAGGTATCATAGTGTACATATAGAGTTGAGAGAACCCCATCCGCTTATTAAGAAAGGCCTATACCGATTTACAAGGCATCCATATTATTTCTCAGTTATATGCGAGATGCTCGGATTCCCACTTGTTGGCAATACGTATTTTACTCTCATCGCTGTAATAGTAATTTATTTACCTCTTATGATAATGCGAATTGTTCTTGAAGAAAAAGTTATGCATGAAAAATTTGGAGTTGATTATATTGTGTGGTAA
- a CDS encoding diaminopimelate epimerase: MTDRIKFTKMTGSGNDFILIDIMSQKLPANDLSAFTRKICHRSLSLGADGAIFLEHSDKADFKWRFYNSDGSEAEMCGNGSRCAARFAFINKIAGSRVTFETKAGIIKAEVNGSEVKTELTKPKNLKKDIHVNVFGNDMSVQFINTGVPHAVIFIDDIEKCEVEKIGREIRFHQEFKPAGTNVNFVKPIDGNMIRVRTYERGVEGETLACGTGSVASSIFHSINTGASSPISVKTQGGEILKVFVVRNGDSISNVSLQGMTRIICDGELDRESWEYL; the protein is encoded by the coding sequence ATGACAGACAGAATAAAATTTACAAAGATGACAGGAAGCGGGAATGATTTCATATTGATAGATATTATGAGCCAGAAACTTCCTGCGAACGATCTTTCAGCTTTTACGAGAAAGATCTGCCACAGATCTCTTTCTCTTGGAGCAGATGGCGCAATTTTCTTAGAACACTCAGACAAGGCTGATTTTAAGTGGCGCTTTTATAATTCTGACGGAAGTGAAGCTGAAATGTGCGGTAACGGCAGCAGGTGTGCGGCAAGGTTTGCGTTTATTAATAAGATTGCAGGCTCCCGTGTGACCTTTGAAACAAAAGCAGGCATAATAAAGGCTGAAGTAAATGGCTCTGAAGTAAAGACAGAGCTTACAAAGCCAAAAAATTTGAAGAAGGATATACATGTCAATGTTTTTGGAAATGATATGTCTGTCCAGTTTATTAATACTGGTGTTCCACATGCTGTGATATTCATTGATGATATTGAGAAATGTGAGGTTGAAAAAATAGGACGCGAAATCAGATTCCACCAGGAATTTAAACCGGCGGGGACAAACGTAAATTTTGTAAAACCTATTGATGGAAATATGATAAGAGTGAGGACTTATGAAAGAGGAGTTGAAGGGGAAACACTGGCTTGCGGAACCGGCTCTGTTGCTTCTTCGATATTTCACAGTATAAATACAGGTGCAAGTTCGCCAATTTCAGTTAAAACACAGGGTGGCGAGATACTTAAAGTTTTTGTTGTAAGAAATGGTGATAGCATAAGCAATGTTTCCCTTCAGGGGATGACTCGCATAATTTGTGATGGAGAACTTGACAGGGAATCTTGGGAGTATTTATGA